Genomic segment of Nostoc sp. TCL240-02:
ATGCCTTGCCACCACTAGCTTCAATACGTTCTGCTAGTGCCTGAATGCGATCGCCACGCCTAGCAGCCAGTACTACTGTTGCTCCTTCCTCTGCTAAAGCGATCGCAGTTGCTTCTCCAATTCCTGCTGAAGCCCCAGTGATAATTGCTACTTTTTCTTTTAATTTACCTGTCATTTATTTAATTCCTTAGTGATTAGTAATTCGTAATTGCTAATTGAGATTAGTTATTCTCCCCCTGCCCCCTGCCCCCTTCCCCATCCTCAAAACAGATGCGACTGCTGCCCCACAAAGTATTAGGGCTGCAAAGCGAAAAGTTCCTTGGAACCCCGCAACGATCGCATCAGGAGGGGCAACAGAAACATCTGCACCCGCAGACATGCTAGCGATTAATGCTCCAAATACTGCCCCGATTAAAGAAACTCCTACTGTGTTCCCTGATGTGCGTGACAAAGATAGCAGCCCAGAAGCAATCCCTAGCCGCTCCCTTGGTACTGCTCCCATAACAGTGCTGTTGTTGGGTGATTGGAATAAACCCAATCCAATGCCGTAAATAAAATAGCGCGACACATAGCCTAGCTCAGTAATCTGAGCATCAAAGGTGCTAATCCCCAAACAGCCACCTATCATTAACCCCAGTCCAATTGGGCTGATTAGTCGAGCGCCAAAGCGGTCTGAAAGTATTCCCCCTAGTGGGGCAATTAACCCACTAAGTACAGGTGACACAGCTAGTAGCAGTCCCACTTTTACCGTCGGATAATGCTTGACGCTCTCTAGAAAGAAAGGGACGATGAGTAGCGAGCCGCCGATAACAATGAATGCTAGCCAGCCACTTAGCAAACCCATACTCAACTGAAGATTGCGAAACAGGTGTAGTTCTAGTAGCGGCTCTTTTATGACCGCTTCAACTACCAAAAAAATTATGAAACTTACGGTAGCGATCGCTAATAATACTAGTGCATTAGTACTACTAAAGCCCTGACTTTGCCCTAGCGTCATACCCAGACCAAAACTACCCAGAGTCAATAAAGCCAATACAGCTCCAAAAAAGTCAAATTTCTGTTTACCCTGAATGCGTACAGAAGGTGGCACTACCCGAACTATCAGGAAGCTAGCGATAATCCCCAATGGTACATTGATGAAGAATATACTATGCCAGCCTGATAAGCTTAGGAGCAGTCCGCCTGCGGAAGGGCCAAAAGCAATTCCCAGTGATACAACACTACCGATAACGCCAACAGCGCGACCTCGCTCTGAAGATGGAAAAACTTCTGTAATGATTGCCAAACCAAGCCCAGAGATGAATACAGCACCCAGTCCTTGAAGTGCGCGAAAGGCAATCAACCACTCAATACTAGGTGCAAAACCACACAACAGCGAACTGAGAGTAAACAGAACAAGTCCCCCCTGATACAAGGACTTCTTGCCCCACATATCTCCCAAGCGGGTTGCCCCCAAAACTAAACCGGAACTGACCAACTGGTAACTCAATACAGCCCATTGAGTCGTCGGAAAACTGGTGCCAAAGGCTTGCACCAATGTGGGTAAAGCAACATTGATGATGCCCACATCAAGGGTAGACATGAACACCCCAAGTCCGACACCGAGTAAAACCCAATTTTTTTGAGCGTCTGACAAAGCCAGAGGTTGTGTTTCCAATTGTGCCAAGATTTAGCCTCCGCCTTTGACTTTACGGTCATGAATAGTTTGCATACGTATATTCATTATCCTCACTATCTGTTCGCTGCGATCGCTTCGTTGCTCAAAAATACTCTGGATAAATTGCCAAATTCAGGTTTATTTCAGGCATTATCTTCTCAATCAGCAACACTGGCTTTTCTACTTGTCATATATTTTGGTAAATTACTTAGATACTTTTAACCCCAAGCTCCTTCGGCTATATCAACAATAGTATTTAGTAAAATACGGTAACTCGATATATTCACTGTATTTTATACTAGTTAGCAAACTATCATAGACACCTCCAAGAAGCAAGTCCTAGAGGTTTTCGTATAAGCAATGACTCAAAAAGCTGCCTTATCTCGATTTGCCTTAGCATTTATTGCAGGCTTTGTGTCTGTTTTGCTATTTCACCAAGGTATGTTGGCGTTGCTACATACAGTGAATTTCACGCCTCGCACTCCTTATTCAACTGCACCAACACAACCATTTGGAATCCCGCAAATTTGGTCAAGTGCATTCTGGGGAGGAATTTGGGGAATGATTTGGGTAGCAATCGCGCCTCGTTTTCAAAATGATAAAAGCTATTGGTTAGCAGCATTGGTATTTGGTGCAATTGTCCCAACGCTAGTGGCTTGGTTTTTGGTCGCACCACTCAAGGGTCAGCCCATCGCTGGAGGCTGGAAACTTGTGGGAATAGTCACAGGTTTATTAGTTAATGGTGCTTGGGGAGTTGGAACCGCCGGGTTGCTGAGATTATTCTCTAGAAGGCAATTGTTCAACAACTAGACTTTTTAAAAGTTCTACCAGTTTCTGAAAAAACTCGCCATTTATTCAGCAAGTCAGTAAAGTTATTCTCCAGACGTTCCCGGCTCAATCTGCGCCCCAAGCTGAAGGACTATTAGTTGACAAAATGGGCGATTTGCGTTTTCGTGGCGTTCACTTCCTGCTAGCAACCTTACTCCCATAAGATGCAGCCACAGAACTGCGAGAAAAATTGATTCAATACGCCGCCGACACTAAAGACAATACGGGAGTAATACTTTTGTGCCGTTGTTACGGACTAGATAGGGCATTAGACATTGGGTATGATTATTCTCCTTGTGTCTTAGCTCGACTTTATCTATTTTTGATTCACTCGACTTTATCCAAAATTAAAAACTTGGTTCTCCCTATAGAGCAAAAGCCCTAGCTTTTTGGCAAAAAGTTTTTTCATATCACTGATTCACGCTGAAATCGAAAAAATCGAAAAAGTAAAACTAGTGTCCTACAAAGGTTTCAGCGTCAGGTTGAGTGTTGTCAAAAAATGGATAAAGTCGAGTTTAGGCAAAGTTGCATAGCACCACAAAGTTAACTTAGGGAATAATCATAACCGATCACTCATGTTCTATTGCGATCGCTCTTGGGATATCGCTAACAGTTGCCAGTTGCACTGTAAATGTGGAACCTTCATACAATTTACTTTTTACAGAAATAGATCCCCCACAGCGCAGCAGCAATTGCTGTACTATTGTTAACCCCAAGCCAGCACCAGCATAATCTTCTGTAGACCCTGTACGCACACGATAAAATCGCTCAAAGATTTTGGAAATCTCGCTTTCGGCAATACCAATACCTGTATCGCGGAATTCTAATTGGATATAATCGCCTTGAAGACGGGCACGCACCCATACTTCACCCCCATTAGGAGTAAACTTAATGCTATTGTGCAGCAGATTAATTACAATCTGCCTCAGCCCACCACTCACACACCAAATAGATGGCAGCTCAGTGGGTACGGTGTAGGCTAGCATAATCCCTTTTTCTTGGGCTAAAGGTTGGTACGTACTGACTACTCCAGGTACAACATCTGAGAGCCGCACCGACTCCAAAACCATCCCCTCCAAATTACGTTCTAGTTGCACCAGTTCCAACAAACCTGTAATTAGAGAATTTTGTTGATCGCACTGGGTATTTAACATCTGTAAATAACGTTGTCGCTGCGTAGGTTTGAGATTAGGAGAATTCAATAACGAAAGTGCTGTTTTGATATGCGTCAGGGGTATACGCAATTCCTGACAGAGATTTTTCAGATATTCATCTTGGAGTTGTTCTTTGTTGTGCAGTTCTTGATTTATCTGCTGCAACTTGGTAGTGCGGGCTGTGATGATTTGGCGATTAATTTCATCTTGTCGCAGGAGTTGTTTTGTAAACAGTTGACTCATCGTTCCCGCTTCGGGCATCGTTGGACAAATAAAATCAGCAGGTACAATTGGCGATGATTCTGGCGCGTAGACACTTGACAGATGGTCGTTAGATATCGCTTTTTTGATACCATCTAATACTTGCTGAATTACTCTGCCCTCAACAGTAGTGATAATCAGCAATGGCTGATTTTTATTAGTATTTCCCTTTCCCGATGTCTGATTCTTGCGTTTTTTAAGTGGTCGATGAGCCAAAATTAAACTACAAAACTGGGGCGATAACACCATCAAAAAGTTTTCCCGTCGCAGTTGGCTATCTGATGCCAGGTGAACGGTGACGTGATGAGTAGATGAGGGGGACGAGGCAGAGGGGAGGGGGGAAGGGTGCAGAGGAGAGGAATTTTCCCCCTGCTCCCTGCTCCCTGCTCCCTGCTCCCTGCTCCCTGATTCCTGCCCCCTGCCCCCTGCTTCCCCCGCTCCTTGTTTTTCATTCTCGTCAATCTGGCAAGTATAGATAATACTAGACGCACCCACCGAGGATTGGTAACGCGCTAATTCTGATTGCCAAATTTTTTCTGGTGGTAGCTTCACCCATAAAGTGGCTGCTATTTGCTGCTCAATTAGTAGGTCAATTTGCGCTCTCACCAGTGATAGCAGAGTCGCAGGACTGAGGGACAATGGTTTTGGAGGCACTTGCACTCCCATAACCAGTTGATAAACAGACAGATCCTTAGCCAGAGAAACATTCATGAGTCAAGCACAAAAAGGATGAAGCAAGAAATAATTCTGTCTCGATTTTCACCTTTATGTGTCCATCTTTTACAAAATCCCCACGGAAAGAAATATTAATAAAAAACTACACCCATAGAGGCGGGGAAGAGGCAGGGGGGCAGGGGGAGACAAGGGGGACAAGGGAGACAAGGGGGAATTATTAAACAAATCTCTCCCTTGTCTTCCCCCTCTTCCTTGTCTACCTTGTCTCTTATTCATGCCCCATGCCCCATGCCCCATGCCCAAATAAATTAAGCTTGGCTATGAAGTCTTTGCTGTAAAGCGTCGCGTGCGTGTTCTCGGTCATCAAAATGGATTTTTTCGGTGCCGAGAATTTGGTAGTCTTCGTGGCCTTTACCAGCAAGCAGCACTCCATCACCTGGTTGTGCTTGTAAAATAGCGGTACGAATTGCAGTAGCCCGATCGCAAATTACCATTGGTTTTACTGTTGGGGCAATTCCCGCCAAAACATCTTCTAAAATCCGTTCTGGGTTTTCGGTGCGGGGATTATCTGATGTCACCACTGCCACATCAGCTAATTCAGCCGCAATTTTACCCATTATTGGGCGCTTGGTGCGATCGCGATCGCCTCCGCAACCAAAGACGCAAATCACCTTGCCAGGGATAAACGGACGTGCGGCTTTCAGTAAATTTTCCAAACTATCGGGTGTATGAGCATAATCCACAATTACACTAATATCTTGGTCAGAATTAATCTGTACCCGTTCCATCCGTCCGGGAACTCCAGGAAACTCAGGTATCACAGATGCCACTAACTGCAAATCTAGTCCTAACTGTAAAACTGCTCCTACGGCTGCGAGAAGATTTTCTAAATTATATTGTCCGACTAATGGCGATCGAAAAGCTACATCACCTTTTGGTGTATGTAATGTCCCACTGACACCATTCGGCTCGTAACTTAAATCACTCATCCATAAATCAGCGCTGTTGTCGTTGACACTGTAACTCCAAACTCGTTCAGAATTCAAGGAGGCAATTAACCGCTTTCCGTAGGAGTCATCAGCATTAATTATTGCCCGTCCCTTGAGATAATCAGGGCTAAACAACAACGCTTTAGCGGCAAAGTAATCTTCCATGTCGCGGTGATAGTCGAGATGGTCTTGAGTAAGATTACTAAATACCGCCACCTCAAATTGACAACCCAGCACTCTACCTTGAGCCAAAGCGTGAGAACTTACTTCCATTACCCCGAACTCACTACCAGCATTTACAGCCTCTGCTAACTGCTGTTGCAGTTCCACTGCAAAGGGTGTAGTGTGGGCAGCAGTTTGCTCAAAACCTGCCCAACGAGTGTAGAGAGTTCCCATTAAAGCTGTGGCGAGATTAGCTTTGATCAGGAGAAATTCAATAATATGGGTAGTTGTAGTTTTGCCATTGGTACCAGTCACGCCTACCAGCTTGAGTTTTTGCCCTGGATAACCATAAAAAGCACTAGCTATCTGGGCACAAGCTTGAGTTATGTTACTTGCACTGATGACCACAGCCTCATTTGTGGGAGGATTTTTTTGTGCAGCTTCGGGAGAAACGATCGCAGCTACAGCCCCCGATGCGATCGCACTTTGCCAAAATTCCCCACCATCAACCCGCGTTCCTGGCATCCCAATAAACAAATCTCCCACACCACAAGCATGGGAATTGGTCTTCAAACCCCTAACTTCCACATCCTCCATCGGATGGCTAGGCAATTGCTCAACACTGTCTACCGCCGTTAGTAATTCCCGCAATTTCATGTTGTGAACCTCGTCACATTCTTAATCTTGCGCTTATTCTGCATTATTTTTTTCTAATTGGCTAAATACTTACGCAACATTTGCTCCAACTGTTGCACACTAGCACGAGGAGAAGGACGCGGCAATGGTGCTTCTATAATTTCTTCCTCCGTGCCCTCTGCGCCTCTGTAGTTCGATAAATAAAGTACTGGCACTTCATACTCATACGCAGCAAACCAATCTTCACGAGTCGTAATATCCCTAACTTCCAACTCGAAACTAAGATTTTGGATTTTTTCTAGCTTTTCTTGCAATCCTTCGCATAAATGACAGCCAGGTTTACTGTATAAGATTAATCGCATTTCGGTTGTCGTAAGAAGTTATAAGTTTAAGATAACGTAGACGTTTCGGCTTGCCGCAGGCTACCGCGAAGGGCGCAAAGGAAGAGAGATGAGAAGAGAAGGGTTTGATGTGGGTGAGTATGTTGATCTTATGGCGTTGTTGTTGGATCTAGAAATAAGAGATGAGTATCGGGATGGGGTGGTGGCAAATTTTGAGAGAATTAGTGCGATCGCAAATATTGTAAATTCTTTCCCATTACCAGAGGATATTGAAGTTGACGAGTTTTTGAACCATGAATGATGCTGTATCAATAGCTGCTGCTGTGCGTGAAGGCAAAGTTAGCGCAGTGGAAGTTACTAAGGCTGCGTTAGCACGAATCGCAACGCGGAATTATTTATTAAATTGTTTTACGACTATAACTGCTGAGACAGCTTTAATAGATGCAGCCTGCATTGACAGGGAAATTGCTCAAGGTAATAATCCTGGTTTGCTTGCTGGTGTGCCTTTTGCGGTAAAAAATCTCTTTGATATTGCTGGTTTAACGACTCTGGCGGGATCAAAAATCAATGCAGAGAACCCAGCCGCTACCCAAGATGCAACAGCAATAGCGAAGCTGAAACAAGCGGGTGCTGTGCTGGTTGGCGCTTTGAATATGGATGAGTACGCTTATGGGTTTGTTACAGAAAACTCTCATTACGGCGCTACTTACAACCCCCATGATTTACAGCGAGTTGCTGGTGGTTCATCGGGTGGTTCGGCGGCGGCTGTTGCTGCTGGGTTAGTACCGTTGACATTGGGTTCTGATACGAATGGTTCAATTCGCGTTCCGGCAGCATTATGTGGTGTTTTTGGTTTTAAGCCGACTTATGGAAGGTTGTCTCGTGCTGGGGTAGCTTTATTTTCTAGCAGTTTTGACCACATTGGCCCTTTTGCGCGTTCGGTGCAAGATATTGCTACGGTGTTTAACGCGCTTCAGGGAGAAGACGACCGCGATCCAATTTGCACAAAGCGTCCGCCTGAATTGGTTTTATCACAACTCAAACAAGATATTTCTGATATCAGAATTGCCATTGCTGCTGATTATTTTACCAAAGGTGCAGAAGCGGAAGCTTTAGCAGCAGTGCAAAAGGTAGCTGATGCAATGAATGTCACTGAATACGTAACCATACCAGAAGCACACCGCGCCCGTGCTGCGGCGTTTGTGATTACAGCTAGCGAGGGTGCAAATCTGCATTTGGATAAATTGCGATGTCGTCCTCAAGATTTTGATCCAGCAACACGTGATCGCTTTTTGGCTGGGGCGTTAATTCCCAGTAGCTGGTATCTGCAAGCACAACGGTTTAGGAAATGGTACCGCGATCGCGTTCGACAAGTGTTTCAAAATGTGGATATAATTCTTGCCCCAACTACACCAATTTCTGCACCGCTAATCGGTCAAGAAACTATGATTTTGGATGGGGAAGAAATTCTTGTCCGTCCTCATTTAGGACTATTTACTCAACCATTATCTTTTATCGGCTTACCCGTTTTATCAGTACCAATTCAGCGTCCAAATGCTTTACCTTTAGGCGTGCAATTGATAGCAGCGCCATATAATGAAGCTTTAATTTTAAGGGTTGCGGCTGCGTTAGAAGCAAAAGGCATAGTTTCAGCAGCAGTCACTTTAAAAGCTCTCAACTAAAGCTATTAAGCTATAAAATTAACGTTTGGGTGAACTGTAAATTAAAGGAAAAAAATACAGCATTGACAGAAATAGAACGCTATGAACTGTTAGTTTTAATATCTATTTACCAAATCGGACAATTAAGAAAATCAGAAGGTTTAGCTGAAGCAGTGAGACGGCAAATAAAACTCCTTTATCATCATCGGTATAAAGAGAATTTACTTATAACTTAATCTGTGCTAATTAAAACTCAATATTGAGATCCTACCCAAGGGTGAGGGACATTATACATCATAAATTTATGTTGCAAATAGTCTGGTTTATAGCTAGCGTAAAGTGGACAATTTGACAATCTTTAATACTAAAACTACTTGGCGTATAGTCATAATCTGTCCGCACGCAACAAGAACGCAAGACACTTAATATATGGTTCGAGAGCTAGAAAGAAAACGCCAGAGTGCAAAGTTTCCCGAAACAGCACCGGCTGCTAATCCCGTATTTTTTAGAACCTATAGCCGCCGAACAAAGGCGGGACTAAGGGAAACATGGGATGAGGTATGCGATCGCACTCTCCTCGGCTTAGTCGAGTTGGGAAAGCTCACTCAAGAAGAAGCTGGCATACTGGATAAGATGCAGCGCAACTTGAAAGCTATGCCCAGTGGACGCTGGCTATGGGTTGGTGGTACAGACTGGATAACCAAACCAAAAAACTTTTCCGGCGCTTATAATTGCACCTCTACCAATCTCGAAGACTGGAGTGCTTTTGGATTAATGATGGATCTGGCAATGATGGGCTGTGGTACCGGAGCCGTCCTAGAACCACAATTTATTAACCAGTTGCCCCCTATCCGTAATCAACTGAATGTCACTGTAAAAGGTGAAATTGGCAGCACTCCTGTACAACAGCGACGTGAATATACTGAAACTCATATAGAAGGCAATAACGTCACTATTCACGTTGGAGATAGCCGTGAAGGTTGGGTTGAATCATATCAAGCCCTATTAGAACTTTCTACTAATGAACAGTTTTCAGCAGCAGTCGAAGTATTAGTTGATATCAGCGATGTCCGAAAAGCCGGAGAAACTCTCAACGGCTTTGGAGGAGTTGCTAATCCTGTGAAATTGCCCGGACTTTATCAGCGTTGTGCTTCCATCCTGAGTAAAGCTGTAGGACGGCAATTAAATTCAGTTGAATGCTGTCTGTTAATCGATCAAGCCGCCGTAACAATTGTTGCTGGTAATATCCGGCGCTGTCTGCCTGAAGATGCTTTAGTTCATACTTCCAAAGGTCTTGTTCCCATTTGCGATGTCCAAGTAGGCGATCTAGTACAAACTCCTTTAGGATTTCGGCGAGTTGTTGATAAATTCGACCAAGGATTTCAGGATGTCTATGAAATTGAAACGAATGCGACTTACCCAAGAGCAACTTTAAACCACAGACAAGCAGTTCTTGCAGATGCTCAAGGGAGAATTACCTGGAAGTCGATTGCAAGTTTAGTTGAAGGCGATCGCCTACTGCACAATACAAAAGTTCTACCTGGTACAGTTACCCATCTTCCCCCTGATTTTACTGAATCTCGACCCTCAAACAGTCGCACAGCTAAGTCTTTTGTAATTCCCGAATTAACAGCTGAGGTTGCTTGGCTAATTGGGTTAACCCACGGTGACGGCTATATTGCTCTCGGTCGCAATAAGTATGATAAGCCCTATGGCCGGGTTGAATGGGCAATGAACAGCTTAGATACGGAATTCACGGCTAGAGTTCAAGCCAAAATAGATGCTGCTTTAGCTTTATTTGGATTGACTGCTACTCATGGCATCATCAAGGGCGAAAACACCGCCAAATCAATCTGCTCATCTATTCGACTAGCTGAGTACTTCCATCGCTATATCAAGCAACCTAATATTCCCCTAGCAATTCCTAGTTTTATTTTGCAGGGTTCAGTAGATATCAGGGCGGCTTACCTAGCTGGATTGATGGATAGTGATGGTGCTGTCAATAACCGACCCCCTCATTTAGTTACCTCAGTCTATCGGTCATTTATTAGACAAGTTAGTGCAGTTTTATCCAGTTTGGGTATTGCTGGCAGAATTAGCATTACCCATCCACAACAGCAAACATGGCAGGTTAAGTACAACCTAACAATTCCAGCCCTCAAAGGGCGTTATAACGCCCTTATTGCACCTCACTCGCTTAAGGGAGAAGTACGCCAAGGCTTAAAAATGTATGGTTTCACCGTCCCTGGTGCAATTATGCGGGAAGCTTATACCTATAGCGAGATGCGAGATATGGGATTCCAAGGATCTCGTACTGTTGATGCCAATTATGAGCGCTATATCGTTGAAGCTGATATCTCGCTAGATATTCCAGTCACTGTGAAAGGACTGGGCAGTTACGATCATGTCCACACTTACGATATTGAAGTCGAAGAAGCCCATTGTTTCTATTGTGATGGCTATCTAACACACAATAGTGCTGGCATGAGACAAGGTTCTAGCGAAGATAGTTTGTTTGTCGATGCCAAAGATAACTTATGGCAGCAAGATGAAAGTGGCAATTGGCGAATCGATCCAGAGCGTGATGCACTCAGGATGGCAAACCATACCAGAGTTTTTCACCGCAAACCAACCTTAGAAGAATGTCTTGATGCTGTTCGCAAACAGTATTATAGCGGCGAGGGAGCGATTCAATGGGCTGGTGAAGCCGTAGCGCGATCGAATATTGATTTGCTGCCAACACAAGCTCTAAAAGTTGAGTTTTTACAAGCTTATGAACAAGGAACAGCAAAACAGTGGTTAGAAGAGCGTTATTCAAATCTTGATGCTAATGAGCTAGAACATCGTTTGGCTCGTTATGGGCTAAATCCGTGTGGTAAGTGATTTTGCCTCACGTTAAAAACCTCGCAAAAACGGGGAAAGCTGAGATGCTAATCCCGTGGTAATCAAAGGAATTAAAAAGTCTTTGACACCGTACAGCGTAGAGAGTGAAACTAGATGACATCAGAAATTTTTGTCTAGAATATAATCTCTCCAAGAGTGCGGGGGTGGATGTGAAAAACACTTGTGTTGAGCGGCTTGCCCTGAGCGTAGCCGAAGGGCGCCGAAACACTTTTATTATCTAAAGTCACATCTGCAAAAGGTACGCGGAGCTACTGCAAATAATCAAGCAGTAGAACTAGGGGATAAAAAGCCTCTAGGGTAACAAACAAAGGAAATCATCGGTAGTAACTTCCACTGCAATTTGTCTGAGGTTCACCTTAATCAAATCGATCCACGTAACTACAAAGAACAAGAAGAGGCTTTCACTGCTGGGGCGTTATCTGTAGCAGCACTTTTAAATCATAAGTTCCTGGAACCACGCTATCAATACAGCCGTGAATTAGACCCGATTGTGGGAGTTTCTTTTACAGGTTTATTTGATTTCTTTGTCCATGCTTTTGGTGTTGATTGGCTGCGCTGGTGGGAAGCAGGAAGACCTGTAACTCCACAAGGGTTAGCTTTCAAGCGTGAGGAAGAGAAATATCTAAGTTCCTGGAGAGATATTGTACATCGGGTAGTTTGGGATTATTGCGATCGCCACAATCTCAAACGTCCAAATCGCTGTACCACAGTCCAACCCAGTGGTACTAAAGCTTTGTTAACTAATGCTAGCTCAGGATGGCATCCCCCCAAAGCCCAAAGATTTATTCGCCGCATCACTTTCGGCAAAAATGATCCAGTAGCCTTAGCTTGTATTGACTATGGTTACAATGTCATTCCCTCACAATCAGACAAAGATGAACAAGGCAATTTGCTCAACGATCCCTTTGATTCACGGGTGAGTGAATGGTTAGTAGAAATCCCTGTTTCTGTATCTTGGGCTGATTTACCAGGGGCTGATGAAATTGATGTTTCTAAGTTTTCAGTCTTAGCCCAATTTGATTTTGTCCTCCAGGTTCAACGTTGGTATGTAACTCATAACACATCAGCTACTT
This window contains:
- a CDS encoding DHA2 family efflux MFS transporter permease subunit; this encodes MAQLETQPLALSDAQKNWVLLGVGLGVFMSTLDVGIINVALPTLVQAFGTSFPTTQWAVLSYQLVSSGLVLGATRLGDMWGKKSLYQGGLVLFTLSSLLCGFAPSIEWLIAFRALQGLGAVFISGLGLAIITEVFPSSERGRAVGVIGSVVSLGIAFGPSAGGLLLSLSGWHSIFFINVPLGIIASFLIVRVVPPSVRIQGKQKFDFFGAVLALLTLGSFGLGMTLGQSQGFSSTNALVLLAIATVSFIIFLVVEAVIKEPLLELHLFRNLQLSMGLLSGWLAFIVIGGSLLIVPFFLESVKHYPTVKVGLLLAVSPVLSGLIAPLGGILSDRFGARLISPIGLGLMIGGCLGISTFDAQITELGYVSRYFIYGIGLGLFQSPNNSTVMGAVPRERLGIASGLLSLSRTSGNTVGVSLIGAVFGALIASMSAGADVSVAPPDAIVAGFQGTFRFAALILCGAAVASVLRMGKGAGGRGRITNLN
- a CDS encoding DICT sensory domain-containing protein → MNVSLAKDLSVYQLVMGVQVPPKPLSLSPATLLSLVRAQIDLLIEQQIAATLWVKLPPEKIWQSELARYQSSVGASSIIYTCQIDENEKQGAGEAGGRGQESGSREQGAGSREQGENSSPLHPSPLPSASSPSSTHHVTVHLASDSQLRRENFLMVLSPQFCSLILAHRPLKKRKNQTSGKGNTNKNQPLLIITTVEGRVIQQVLDGIKKAISNDHLSSVYAPESSPIVPADFICPTMPEAGTMSQLFTKQLLRQDEINRQIITARTTKLQQINQELHNKEQLQDEYLKNLCQELRIPLTHIKTALSLLNSPNLKPTQRQRYLQMLNTQCDQQNSLITGLLELVQLERNLEGMVLESVRLSDVVPGVVSTYQPLAQEKGIMLAYTVPTELPSIWCVSGGLRQIVINLLHNSIKFTPNGGEVWVRARLQGDYIQLEFRDTGIGIAESEISKIFERFYRVRTGSTEDYAGAGLGLTIVQQLLLRCGGSISVKSKLYEGSTFTVQLATVSDIPRAIAIEHE
- a CDS encoding UDP-N-acetylmuramoyl-L-alanyl-D-glutamate--2,6-diaminopimelate ligase, translated to MKLRELLTAVDSVEQLPSHPMEDVEVRGLKTNSHACGVGDLFIGMPGTRVDGGEFWQSAIASGAVAAIVSPEAAQKNPPTNEAVVISASNITQACAQIASAFYGYPGQKLKLVGVTGTNGKTTTTHIIEFLLIKANLATALMGTLYTRWAGFEQTAAHTTPFAVELQQQLAEAVNAGSEFGVMEVSSHALAQGRVLGCQFEVAVFSNLTQDHLDYHRDMEDYFAAKALLFSPDYLKGRAIINADDSYGKRLIASLNSERVWSYSVNDNSADLWMSDLSYEPNGVSGTLHTPKGDVAFRSPLVGQYNLENLLAAVGAVLQLGLDLQLVASVIPEFPGVPGRMERVQINSDQDISVIVDYAHTPDSLENLLKAARPFIPGKVICVFGCGGDRDRTKRPIMGKIAAELADVAVVTSDNPRTENPERILEDVLAGIAPTVKPMVICDRATAIRTAILQAQPGDGVLLAGKGHEDYQILGTEKIHFDDREHARDALQQRLHSQA
- a CDS encoding glutaredoxin family protein, which codes for MRLILYSKPGCHLCEGLQEKLEKIQNLSFELEVRDITTREDWFAAYEYEVPVLYLSNYRGAEGTEEEIIEAPLPRPSPRASVQQLEQMLRKYLAN
- a CDS encoding DUF4089 domain-containing protein, whose product is MRREGFDVGEYVDLMALLLDLEIRDEYRDGVVANFERISAIANIVNSFPLPEDIEVDEFLNHE
- a CDS encoding AtzE family amidohydrolase, which translates into the protein MNDAVSIAAAVREGKVSAVEVTKAALARIATRNYLLNCFTTITAETALIDAACIDREIAQGNNPGLLAGVPFAVKNLFDIAGLTTLAGSKINAENPAATQDATAIAKLKQAGAVLVGALNMDEYAYGFVTENSHYGATYNPHDLQRVAGGSSGGSAAAVAAGLVPLTLGSDTNGSIRVPAALCGVFGFKPTYGRLSRAGVALFSSSFDHIGPFARSVQDIATVFNALQGEDDRDPICTKRPPELVLSQLKQDISDIRIAIAADYFTKGAEAEALAAVQKVADAMNVTEYVTIPEAHRARAAAFVITASEGANLHLDKLRCRPQDFDPATRDRFLAGALIPSSWYLQAQRFRKWYRDRVRQVFQNVDIILAPTTPISAPLIGQETMILDGEEILVRPHLGLFTQPLSFIGLPVLSVPIQRPNALPLGVQLIAAPYNEALILRVAAALEAKGIVSAAVTLKALN